A stretch of DNA from Gimesia chilikensis:
CTTCGACGCCGTTCTCCGTTTCGGACAGCTTCTTGAAGCTGGGATCGACGGCGACAATCCGCTCCATGGGAGCCCAACTGCCGGACTCGCCAATCTGCATTTCCACCTTCGATTTTTCCGAACCGTTAAACACGTTGACCATCACGTTGGTTTCCGCGACCTTGTCAACTGTGACCGCTTCGGGGGCGATGATATTCATCTGGTATTTCGCAGCACGACCGGCGGCTCGAAAGTCCAGGTTATATTCTTTGCCGTCAAAGGTAATGATGGAATAACCGTTGGGAGCACCGTCGGCCATCATCGTATGCGGAATACCCCGTTCATCCGGCGCACCGGACCACCAGCTGCCGCTGACGGTCACGTTGATGATGTGATGGTGCGGCTTGGCGCCCCGCCAGCCATCTTCTTTAGTGATGAAGCGGTGTTCGTGATGATGGGTGTGTCCGGAAATGGACATACAGAAGGGGCGTTTTTCGATCAGGCGATACAGGTCCTGGCGATCTTCCACGCCGACTAGCGGGATGTGCATCATCAGTACGACCAGCTGATCTTCGGGGATCTGCTGCAGATCGTTCTTAACGAATTCAATCTGCTCTTTGCCGAGACCGCCCTGGTATTTGCCTTTTTTCTTTTTGTTCTTTTTTGACTCTTCGGTGACAATCCACTCGATGTCGTCCAGCACAATGAAATGCACGGTGCCGTAATCAAAGGAGTAATAAGAGGGACCGAAGGCCCGCTCGAAGGTTTCATCGCTCAACTTATCGTTGGGGGCATCGTAGTTGATGTCGTGGTTGCCGATCACGTTGTACCAGGGAATTCCCAGGAGAGCGATGCCCCGTGCCTGCGATTCAAATAGCGACAGATCGTCAAACAGAATGTCACCCAGCGTAACGCCGAACGATGCGTCGGTGCCGACGAGGTCTTCGATTACATCATGGGCGATGTAGTCGATCTCTTTCTGATCACGTGGCTGTGGATCACCGAAAAAGAGGGCGCGGAACTGGTTGGGCTCTTTTTGCGGATAGAGGGGAAAGTCGACCGATTCCGGCAGTGGTCCGGTCGGGGCGACGCCGGCGAAGTGAGACTTGGGTGATCCCTTGGGCTTGTGGATGTAATAGAACTCGGGTGTGAGATTCTTGCTCAGCGGTGTCCGCCAGTTGCGGGGTTTGATGACGAACAGAATGGTGTCATCGGTAACGGGCAGTTCATACTTTCCGTTTTCATCGGTGCGAACTACCTTGACGCCATTTGAGACGGCAACGCCCGGCAGCGTTTTCTCGCCAGCATCGAACTTCCGATTCTGGTTGGCATCATGAAATACGTATCCGGTGGCAGTTTTACCTGACGATTCCGCCCGGCTCAGCCCCTGCTGGGTCAGCAGGAACATTCCTGCCAGCAGCATGGTAGTCAGTGTGAAGCGACGCATTGAAATATCCTTGTGAAGAATCCCGTAATCTAATCAATATTTAGTAATATGTTACGTCCTCGAGGGACGAGACAAAACCCACAACCCCGTTTTTTCAGCAGAGTTCCGG
This window harbors:
- a CDS encoding calcineurin-like phosphoesterase C-terminal domain-containing protein gives rise to the protein MRRFTLTTMLLAGMFLLTQQGLSRAESSGKTATGYVFHDANQNRKFDAGEKTLPGVAVSNGVKVVRTDENGKYELPVTDDTILFVIKPRNWRTPLSKNLTPEFYYIHKPKGSPKSHFAGVAPTGPLPESVDFPLYPQKEPNQFRALFFGDPQPRDQKEIDYIAHDVIEDLVGTDASFGVTLGDILFDDLSLFESQARGIALLGIPWYNVIGNHDINYDAPNDKLSDETFERAFGPSYYSFDYGTVHFIVLDDIEWIVTEESKKNKKKKGKYQGGLGKEQIEFVKNDLQQIPEDQLVVLMMHIPLVGVEDRQDLYRLIEKRPFCMSISGHTHHHEHRFITKEDGWRGAKPHHHIINVTVSGSWWSGAPDERGIPHTMMADGAPNGYSIITFDGKEYNLDFRAAGRAAKYQMNIIAPEAVTVDKVAETNVMVNVFNGSEKSKVEMQIGESGSWAPMERIVAVDPSFKKLSETENGVEEKSYRNLPKAKNSTHLWQAKLPDGLKPGTHLLRIRTVEMDGDEHVAGRVIRITPAKPSEKTASTEK